A genomic segment from Syntrophotalea acetylenivorans encodes:
- a CDS encoding phosphoenolpyruvate carboxylase, with product MQELYWKVDNPLARLAELTSFSGDLWERPLRRDVRSLGKLLGTVIREQSGEEIYRLEEELRQGAIAHRRRLYHAQGDAGIWQDDPQLQVAVELIRGLSLTDAGQIVKAFSTFFELVNLAETQHRKRRLRAVRLAAEAEDKPGSLRGTLVRLRDKGFSAEQVFEGLRHIEVMPVFTAHPTEVARRVTRTKRQRIAGALEQLNRPLLFDAEAARHQQAILCEITALWQTEEIRSHNPTVENEIDMGLDPYAPYLIPALDDFYPDLAAALDEVFESRVAPGEMSPVVRFGSWIGGDRDGNPKVSPESTETALIKARHVILDSYLKDVAQLKELLTPSGCRVPTSPAFRQVLQGYRQTLPAAAEAMAAFPECELYRQFLAAVGYRLACCRHSPQSAEGYRSAAEFETDLRLLRDSLEHHRARRLVCEYLDPLLRKVSTCGFHLQVLDIRQHARLHEEAEAALARGLCDDQSVVTVMETLRGVAQLKRLHAPQAISRYVISGTSCAEDMKRWLRLAERAGVRVAADEKRGDPGLMPVPLFESIDDLRHGASICRELWSSADYGALLDSWGRSQEVMLGYSDSNKDGGMFTSTWEIHKAQRALQQAARECNIHLRLFHGRGGTVGRGGGPTHRAILSQPGDGFSGALKITEQGEVINWKYADVELARRTFELTVAASLESLLCPEYGDTTAQPRWEEALEEMSASALDFYRAHIADNPDLVGYFEQATPVLEFELAKIGSRPARRKTAGGLEDLRAIPWGFGWIQSRHVLPGWFGVGQALTAFADKGLQARRLLCEMMEDCPFFADLIRNVELALTKVDLPIARRYAELVGDAALRERFFGLVVAEHQRTLASVLEVTGQSRLMEHQPSLARSLRLRTPYVDPLSLMQIELLRRKRAGEESSELNYLLAATIHGIAAGLRNTG from the coding sequence ATGCAGGAACTCTATTGGAAAGTCGATAACCCTTTAGCCCGCCTGGCGGAGTTGACCAGCTTTTCCGGTGATTTATGGGAGCGGCCTTTGCGGCGGGATGTACGGTCCCTGGGTAAGTTGCTCGGCACCGTGATTCGCGAGCAGTCCGGCGAGGAGATCTACCGGCTGGAAGAGGAGTTGCGCCAAGGCGCCATTGCTCATCGCCGGAGATTGTATCATGCTCAAGGGGATGCCGGCATCTGGCAGGACGATCCCCAGTTGCAGGTGGCGGTGGAATTGATTCGCGGGTTGTCGCTGACCGACGCCGGGCAGATCGTCAAGGCCTTCTCGACCTTTTTTGAATTGGTCAACCTGGCGGAAACCCAGCATCGCAAGCGCAGACTGAGGGCGGTGCGGCTGGCAGCGGAGGCGGAGGACAAGCCTGGTTCGCTGCGCGGCACTTTGGTTCGCCTGCGCGATAAGGGCTTCAGCGCCGAGCAGGTTTTTGAGGGCTTGCGCCACATCGAAGTGATGCCGGTGTTCACCGCTCACCCGACCGAGGTGGCTCGACGGGTGACCCGAACCAAACGCCAGCGCATCGCCGGGGCTCTGGAGCAGCTCAACCGGCCGCTGCTGTTCGATGCCGAGGCGGCCCGTCATCAACAGGCGATTTTGTGCGAGATTACCGCGCTGTGGCAGACCGAAGAGATTCGCAGCCACAACCCAACAGTAGAAAACGAAATCGATATGGGGCTCGACCCCTATGCCCCTTATCTGATCCCCGCCCTGGACGATTTCTACCCTGATCTGGCGGCGGCTTTGGACGAGGTCTTTGAGTCCCGTGTTGCACCCGGCGAAATGTCGCCGGTGGTCCGCTTCGGTTCCTGGATCGGCGGCGATCGGGATGGCAATCCGAAGGTGAGCCCGGAATCGACGGAAACGGCGTTGATAAAAGCCCGCCATGTGATTCTCGACAGTTACCTGAAGGATGTGGCGCAACTTAAGGAGTTGCTTACTCCGTCCGGTTGCCGAGTGCCCACCAGCCCGGCCTTTCGCCAGGTTCTGCAGGGGTATCGGCAGACCCTGCCTGCCGCCGCCGAGGCCATGGCCGCCTTTCCTGAATGCGAGCTCTATCGCCAGTTTTTAGCGGCCGTCGGTTACCGTCTGGCCTGTTGCCGGCACTCGCCGCAGTCGGCCGAGGGCTATCGCTCCGCCGCTGAGTTCGAAACAGATTTGCGCCTGTTGCGGGACAGCCTGGAGCATCACCGCGCCCGGCGCCTGGTCTGCGAGTACCTCGATCCCTTGTTGCGCAAGGTGTCCACCTGTGGTTTCCACTTGCAGGTACTCGATATCCGCCAGCATGCGCGGCTGCACGAAGAGGCCGAAGCCGCCCTGGCTCGGGGACTATGTGATGATCAGTCGGTGGTCACGGTGATGGAAACTTTGCGGGGGGTGGCGCAGTTGAAACGGCTGCATGCTCCGCAGGCCATCAGCCGCTATGTGATCAGTGGTACGAGTTGTGCCGAGGACATGAAACGCTGGCTACGGCTGGCGGAGCGAGCCGGAGTGCGGGTGGCGGCGGATGAAAAAAGAGGTGATCCGGGGCTGATGCCGGTGCCCTTGTTCGAGTCCATTGACGATCTGCGCCATGGGGCGAGCATCTGTCGCGAGCTGTGGAGCTCCGCTGACTACGGGGCGCTGCTCGATTCCTGGGGCCGCAGTCAGGAGGTTATGCTCGGATATTCCGATTCCAACAAAGACGGCGGCATGTTTACCAGTACTTGGGAAATTCACAAGGCGCAACGGGCTCTGCAGCAAGCCGCACGGGAGTGCAACATCCACCTGCGTCTGTTCCACGGCCGGGGGGGTACCGTCGGCCGTGGTGGCGGTCCCACCCATCGCGCGATCCTCAGCCAGCCAGGGGACGGTTTCTCCGGAGCGTTGAAGATCACCGAGCAGGGGGAAGTTATTAACTGGAAGTACGCTGATGTCGAGCTGGCACGGCGCACCTTTGAGCTGACCGTGGCCGCCAGCCTGGAGAGTTTGCTGTGCCCCGAGTACGGCGACACGACCGCCCAACCTCGCTGGGAGGAGGCTCTGGAGGAGATGTCCGCCAGTGCTCTGGACTTCTACCGCGCGCATATCGCCGATAACCCCGATCTGGTGGGCTATTTCGAACAGGCGACGCCGGTGCTTGAATTTGAACTGGCTAAGATCGGTTCGCGACCGGCGCGGCGTAAGACGGCCGGTGGTTTAGAGGATTTGCGTGCGATTCCCTGGGGCTTCGGCTGGATACAGAGCCGCCATGTGCTGCCCGGCTGGTTCGGCGTCGGTCAGGCGCTGACCGCCTTTGCCGACAAGGGGCTGCAGGCTCGGCGGCTGCTCTGCGAGATGATGGAGGACTGTCCTTTCTTCGCCGACCTGATTCGCAACGTAGAGTTGGCTTTGACCAAGGTCGATCTGCCTATCGCGCGGCGCTATGCCGAACTGGTCGGCGATGCGGCGTTGCGGGAGCGCTTCTTTGGCCTGGTGGTTGCCGAGCACCAGCGGACCCTGGCGTCAGTGCTCGAGGTCACCGGCCAGAGTCGCCTGATGGAACATCAACCGAGCCTGGCCCGGTCCCTGCGTCTGCGCACTCCTTACGTTGATCCCTTGAGCCTGATGCAGATCGAGTTGTTGCGGCGCAAGCGGGCCGGGGAAGAGAGCAGTGAACTCAACTACCTGTTGGCCGCCACCATTCATGGCATCGCCGCCGGGCTGCGCAATACCGGTTGA
- a CDS encoding 4a-hydroxytetrahydrobiopterin dehydratase produces the protein MENLCELKCEACRKGAPPATSEEIAQFRPQIPEWEILTVCGIEVLSRDYKFTNFAEALAFTNQVGDLAEAEGHHPEILTEWGKVTVRWYTRKIKGLHRNDLIMAAKTDALLS, from the coding sequence ATGGAAAACTTATGCGAATTAAAGTGCGAAGCTTGTCGAAAAGGCGCCCCCCCGGCCACTTCGGAGGAGATCGCGCAGTTTCGGCCGCAGATTCCCGAGTGGGAGATTCTGACCGTCTGCGGCATTGAGGTGTTGAGCCGGGACTACAAGTTCACCAATTTTGCCGAAGCTCTGGCCTTTACCAACCAAGTCGGCGACCTGGCCGAGGCTGAGGGGCATCACCCGGAGATCCTTACCGAATGGGGTAAAGTGACGGTGCGCTGGTACACGCGCAAGATCAAGGGCCTGCACCGCAACGACCTTATTATGGCCGCCAAGACCGATGCCCTGCTGAGCTGA
- a CDS encoding HNH endonuclease translates to MEYFPEVSEEQIRREREKARELRRSQWWKNRIATGICYYCGSQVAPKALTLDHVVPVIRGGRSTRGNCVPCCKECNNQKKHMLPVEWQSYLERLGKEPAD, encoded by the coding sequence TTGGAATATTTCCCCGAGGTATCTGAAGAGCAGATTCGCCGCGAGCGGGAGAAAGCCCGCGAGCTGCGTCGCAGCCAGTGGTGGAAAAACCGCATTGCCACCGGTATCTGCTACTATTGTGGCAGTCAGGTAGCGCCTAAGGCGCTGACTCTTGACCATGTAGTACCGGTGATTCGCGGCGGCCGTTCAACTCGTGGCAACTGCGTGCCCTGCTGCAAAGAATGCAACAACCAGAAAAAGCATATGCTGCCCGTTGAGTGGCAGTCCTACCTGGAGCGACTCGGCAAGGAACCAGCAGACTAA
- a CDS encoding HAD family hydrolase — protein MELPFYQRIESVFCMNCPSLPPIEAILFDLDGTLLNVEMDAYISGYVRGLARHFSDLANRCRFADTVVATAFDLLKADCGEQTMEELFLDLLQERLGINAELFRDRLNQYCDNGLHRLAPLVRPFPLARKILQYCFDSGLRVIIATNPVFPLPVVEARLKWGQLDDFPFELITSYENSRYCKPHRQYFMDILYSQDLTPQQTIMVGNDTEYDLPAQRAGLTTFLLDTCLIDRQNRLAHADFCGSHQDLLELVRCIVANRRNN, from the coding sequence ATGGAGCTACCTTTTTACCAGCGAATTGAGAGTGTTTTCTGCATGAACTGCCCGTCATTGCCACCTATCGAGGCGATCCTGTTCGATCTCGATGGTACCTTGCTCAATGTCGAAATGGATGCCTATATCTCCGGTTATGTGCGAGGGCTGGCGCGCCATTTCAGTGACCTTGCCAATCGCTGCCGATTTGCCGATACGGTGGTGGCAACCGCTTTCGATCTGCTCAAGGCCGATTGCGGCGAACAGACCATGGAAGAGCTTTTCCTTGATTTGCTCCAAGAGCGTCTCGGTATCAACGCCGAGCTCTTTCGCGACCGATTGAACCAGTATTGTGACAATGGTTTGCACCGCCTGGCGCCCCTGGTGCGCCCCTTTCCCCTGGCCCGCAAAATCTTACAGTATTGTTTCGACAGCGGTCTTCGGGTGATTATCGCTACCAACCCCGTTTTCCCTCTTCCGGTGGTTGAAGCGCGTCTGAAATGGGGCCAGCTGGATGATTTTCCTTTTGAGTTGATCACCAGTTATGAAAACAGTCGATATTGCAAGCCTCATCGTCAATATTTCATGGATATTCTCTATTCTCAGGACCTCACTCCGCAGCAGACGATCATGGTTGGCAACGATACCGAATACGACCTGCCGGCCCAGCGGGCCGGGCTGACCACCTTTCTTCTGGACACCTGTCTGATTGACCGGCAAAACCGGTTGGCTCATGCCGATTTTTGCGGTAGTCATCAAGACCTGCTGGAACTGGTCCGCTGTATCGTCGCAAACCGCCGAAACAATTGA
- a CDS encoding RluA family pseudouridine synthase, giving the protein MEQVQRFIFDYSRSPERLDCFLAAALPELSRSQLKRLIDEGRVTLNNAVAKPGTKLKGGEEVTVSLPEPVPTETLSQAIPLTVLYEDSQLIVIDKPAGMVVHPAPGHSQGTLVNALLHHCQDLSGIGGELRPGIVHRLDKDTSGVMVATKTDAAHQHLAQQFKDHSINRRYVALVHGLLPTDKGTVDKPIGRHPTQRKKMSTSNRNGRQAVTHWRVLQTYEEDRLSLVELRLETGRTHQIRVHFADMQHPVLADPVYGGNRIKTLKDPELRRLAADLGRQALHARLLGFIHPVSGEYLESSSAVPADMQTIIDYLENKYSAASAV; this is encoded by the coding sequence ATGGAGCAGGTGCAGCGTTTTATCTTTGACTATTCGCGTTCGCCCGAACGACTTGACTGTTTTCTGGCAGCGGCGCTGCCGGAACTATCCCGCTCGCAACTCAAGCGTCTCATTGATGAGGGGCGGGTCACTCTCAACAACGCGGTCGCCAAGCCCGGCACTAAGCTTAAGGGCGGCGAAGAAGTGACTGTTTCTCTGCCCGAGCCGGTGCCGACCGAAACCCTTTCGCAAGCCATTCCCCTTACTGTCCTGTATGAGGATTCCCAGCTGATTGTCATCGACAAGCCGGCCGGCATGGTTGTGCATCCGGCTCCCGGCCATTCCCAGGGGACCCTGGTCAATGCCTTGCTGCATCATTGCCAGGATTTATCGGGAATCGGCGGCGAATTGCGACCAGGCATCGTGCATCGCCTCGATAAGGATACCTCGGGGGTTATGGTGGCGACCAAGACCGACGCTGCCCACCAGCACCTGGCTCAACAGTTCAAGGATCACAGCATCAATCGCCGCTATGTCGCCTTGGTCCACGGCTTGCTGCCGACGGACAAGGGAACGGTCGATAAGCCTATCGGTCGTCATCCGACCCAGCGTAAGAAAATGAGCACCAGCAATCGCAACGGTCGGCAAGCCGTGACCCACTGGCGTGTGTTGCAAACCTACGAGGAGGACCGGCTAAGCCTGGTTGAGCTGCGCCTGGAAACGGGACGCACCCACCAAATTAGAGTTCACTTCGCCGATATGCAACACCCGGTTCTTGCGGACCCGGTGTACGGTGGGAATCGCATCAAAACCCTTAAGGACCCCGAGCTGCGCCGGTTGGCCGCAGATCTCGGTCGCCAGGCTCTGCACGCCAGACTGCTTGGTTTTATCCACCCGGTCAGTGGCGAGTATCTGGAATCTTCCAGTGCTGTTCCCGCAGATATGCAGACAATTATCGATTATTTAGAAAACAAATATTCAGCGGCTTCTGCCGTTTGA
- a CDS encoding ankyrin repeat domain-containing protein: protein MKLYNAALTGDNYSVKTLLSQGIDINSGGQGGATPLMAASQNGHIETVKILLAKGANVDAQRDQGETALSYATDHPDIVNLLLAAGANTELKDILGQTVLIYASMEGKTETVMALIEGGANINAIGASPDFTALISASMNGHAEIVRALIDAGAAVNIRSENLNITALSIAIHNDHTEIVSWLQKAGATK, encoded by the coding sequence ATGAAGTTGTATAATGCGGCATTAACTGGTGACAACTACTCTGTGAAGACTTTGCTTTCACAGGGAATTGACATCAATTCGGGGGGCCAAGGTGGCGCAACCCCCCTTATGGCTGCTTCACAGAATGGCCATATTGAAACCGTCAAGATTCTGCTTGCAAAAGGCGCAAATGTCGACGCACAAAGAGACCAGGGAGAAACAGCCCTTTCATATGCTACAGATCATCCCGATATCGTAAATCTTCTGCTTGCTGCTGGTGCGAATACTGAGTTGAAAGATATTTTAGGTCAGACTGTTCTCATATATGCTTCGATGGAAGGCAAAACTGAGACTGTAATGGCCCTCATTGAAGGTGGTGCCAATATTAATGCGATAGGTGCTAGCCCGGATTTTACCGCTCTTATATCTGCCTCAATGAACGGTCATGCCGAGATTGTAAGAGCTCTCATTGATGCGGGAGCAGCTGTCAATATTAGGAGCGAGAATTTAAACATAACAGCACTATCGATAGCTATCCATAATGACCATACAGAAATAGTCTCTTGGCTCCAGAAGGCTGGAGCAACAAAGTGA
- a CDS encoding helix-turn-helix domain-containing protein, with translation MNDIREEVKGLLIGLKVRRLRQERRMTLQNLAEATGLSKPLLSQIENEQVIPPLATLLRISKALKVGLQTFFQEQDGAEKCVLVRAGESRRMDWRASRSQGRSPYNYHSLAYGKKQRSLEPFLIEFDVRPWQDELLETHEGEEFIFLLTGKLEFHYGDQVMTLDPGDSIYYDSKEPHGFVGIAPDPVRAVAVVYSRD, from the coding sequence ATGAACGATATCAGAGAAGAAGTCAAAGGCTTGCTCATCGGCCTTAAGGTCCGCCGCCTGCGCCAGGAACGGCGCATGACCCTGCAAAACCTTGCCGAGGCGACAGGCCTTTCCAAGCCGTTGCTGTCGCAGATCGAAAACGAACAGGTCATACCGCCCCTTGCGACCCTGCTGCGCATCTCCAAAGCGCTTAAGGTCGGCTTGCAGACCTTTTTTCAGGAACAGGATGGAGCTGAAAAATGTGTCCTGGTACGGGCCGGCGAGAGCCGCCGCATGGACTGGCGAGCCAGCCGCAGCCAGGGGCGCTCCCCCTACAACTACCATTCTCTGGCTTACGGAAAAAAACAGCGTAGCCTCGAGCCTTTTCTCATCGAATTCGACGTGAGGCCCTGGCAGGACGAATTGCTGGAAACCCACGAAGGTGAAGAATTTATCTTTCTACTTACCGGCAAACTGGAGTTCCACTACGGCGACCAGGTCATGACCCTCGATCCGGGCGATTCCATCTATTACGACTCCAAAGAACCCCATGGCTTTGTCGGTATTGCTCCGGATCCGGTGCGCGCGGTAGCCGTGGTTTATTCAAGGGATTAA
- the pgeF gene encoding peptidoglycan editing factor PgeF: MKQVRQGKISYLQPAWAPQHNLQAGFSTRNGGVSRPPFNSLNLGYNTEDARHNVEGNRSTLARSFNLQTHQLLTVNQVHGNDILVIDQANYDLSHFLSIESDAIVTNQPGIMIGVLVADCYPVLLFDPQQRAAAVVHVGWRGAANGLLGKAVASLQSVFGSRPENLLAAVGPGIAAHSYTVDRPVRDAFQAGSGHWSRIAEETDLHQWQLDLQKSCLLQLEDAGLAANQVSVVAECTCCHRELFFSYRRDQGQTGRQMGFLLL, translated from the coding sequence ATGAAACAAGTACGACAGGGAAAAATCAGTTATCTGCAGCCTGCCTGGGCGCCACAACACAACCTGCAGGCCGGTTTCAGCACCCGCAACGGCGGCGTTAGCCGACCTCCCTTTAATTCGCTCAATCTGGGTTACAATACCGAAGATGCCCGCCATAACGTGGAGGGCAATCGTTCTACTCTGGCCCGCTCCTTCAATTTGCAGACCCATCAGCTGCTCACGGTTAATCAGGTTCATGGCAACGATATCCTGGTGATCGATCAGGCGAATTACGATCTGTCGCATTTTCTGAGCATTGAAAGTGACGCCATCGTTACCAACCAGCCAGGTATAATGATCGGTGTATTGGTCGCCGACTGTTACCCTGTTTTGTTGTTCGATCCTCAGCAACGGGCCGCGGCAGTGGTTCATGTTGGCTGGCGGGGAGCCGCCAACGGGCTGTTGGGCAAGGCCGTTGCTTCTTTGCAGAGCGTCTTCGGCAGCCGCCCCGAGAATTTGCTGGCCGCGGTCGGTCCCGGTATTGCCGCTCACAGCTACACCGTCGATCGTCCGGTGCGGGACGCCTTCCAGGCCGGTAGCGGCCACTGGTCGCGTATCGCCGAGGAAACCGACCTTCACCAGTGGCAGCTCGATCTGCAAAAGAGTTGCCTGCTGCAACTCGAAGATGCCGGCCTTGCCGCCAACCAGGTCAGTGTCGTCGCCGAATGCACTTGTTGTCACCGCGAGCTGTTCTTCTCCTACCGGCGCGACCAAGGGCAGACCGGACGCCAGATGGGCTTTTTGTTGTTATAA
- a CDS encoding Do family serine endopeptidase: MSIYRFVLLACLLAGVLLGGCREQRQEASIPVSVRDSKVAPPVEKPPKELLTTQRAFSEVSTKVTPAVVNIQAARVRRGPQLGPMFEDFFGELFKRHPQRQQQTKSLGSGVIISAAGFILTNEHVVKGAEEIKVKLADGRVFDGELIGTDPDTDVAVLKIKDSNELPVAVLGDSDALQVGQWALAIGNPFGLDSTLTVGVISATGRTDVGIEAFEDFIQTDASINPGNSGGPLLNIYGEVIGINTAIVASGQGIGFAIPINLARLIAGQLMEKGEVVRGYLGVGIQPLSPALAESFGLDRPTGALVNQVLAGSPASVAGLRRGDLLLTYNGREISGVRSLQLLVANTPAGGTAELGILRDGERMQLTVTIVSREEQAAANEATESGKIRDGRKTGLGLTVIPAEEGGVRIEAVDPEGASAKGGVRPGDLVLAINQYKITDLSSFERAVQGIKQAKYVRLLLKRGSATLYLAFPAS, encoded by the coding sequence ATGAGTATCTATCGCTTTGTCCTTCTGGCCTGCCTGCTGGCAGGCGTCCTTCTGGGGGGCTGCCGAGAGCAGCGTCAGGAGGCCAGCATTCCCGTTTCGGTACGGGACAGCAAGGTCGCGCCTCCAGTAGAGAAGCCGCCGAAGGAGTTGCTCACTACCCAACGGGCTTTTAGCGAGGTGTCGACGAAGGTTACCCCGGCGGTAGTCAATATTCAGGCGGCGCGGGTTCGCCGTGGGCCGCAGCTCGGCCCGATGTTCGAAGATTTTTTCGGAGAACTGTTCAAGCGTCATCCTCAGCGTCAGCAACAGACCAAGAGCCTTGGTTCCGGAGTCATCATCAGCGCCGCAGGTTTTATTTTGACCAACGAACATGTGGTCAAGGGAGCCGAAGAGATCAAGGTCAAGCTGGCCGACGGACGTGTTTTCGACGGCGAGTTGATCGGCACCGACCCCGATACGGATGTGGCGGTACTCAAGATTAAGGACAGCAACGAGCTGCCGGTAGCGGTGCTCGGCGATTCGGATGCTCTGCAGGTCGGCCAGTGGGCGCTGGCGATCGGCAATCCCTTCGGTCTCGACAGCACCCTGACCGTCGGCGTGATTTCGGCGACCGGTCGTACCGATGTCGGTATCGAGGCCTTTGAAGATTTTATTCAGACCGACGCCTCTATCAATCCCGGCAATTCGGGTGGGCCGTTGCTGAATATCTACGGCGAGGTGATCGGCATCAATACAGCCATCGTCGCTTCCGGTCAAGGTATCGGTTTTGCCATCCCTATTAATCTGGCGCGTCTTATCGCCGGTCAATTGATGGAGAAAGGCGAGGTTGTTCGCGGTTATCTGGGGGTCGGTATTCAGCCCCTCTCCCCCGCCTTGGCCGAGTCTTTTGGTCTGGATCGCCCTACCGGTGCATTGGTTAATCAGGTATTGGCCGGTTCGCCAGCCAGTGTGGCCGGGTTGCGCCGCGGCGATTTGTTGTTGACCTATAACGGCCGTGAGATCAGTGGGGTGCGTAGTCTGCAGTTGCTGGTTGCCAATACCCCCGCCGGCGGTACTGCCGAACTCGGCATTCTGCGGGACGGTGAGCGTATGCAGCTGACGGTGACCATTGTCAGCCGCGAAGAGCAAGCGGCCGCGAACGAAGCCACGGAGTCGGGCAAGATCCGGGACGGCCGCAAGACCGGTTTGGGGCTGACTGTGATTCCTGCCGAAGAGGGCGGGGTGAGGATCGAGGCTGTCGACCCCGAGGGCGCCAGTGCCAAGGGCGGCGTACGTCCCGGGGACCTGGTTCTGGCTATCAACCAATATAAGATCACAGACCTGTCTTCTTTTGAACGGGCAGTGCAGGGTATCAAGCAGGCCAAGTATGTACGATTGCTGCTCAAAAGGGGCAGTGCGACACTCTACCTGGCCTTTCCGGCATCATGA
- a CDS encoding GTP pyrophosphokinase, producing the protein MASLNFEKEKDSFRKFYDSNSKHFEKAKKAYIRIISSLLKGADIGEVTKIEGRVKDKEECIKKFNRKYQSKLEADDQPYEIKDYLSDLIGIRIICLYEDQIEVVAEVLKQHFKIIDVTDKISAVESTEDSFGYKGLHMDLALNDQMISLPKYQQYADYPFEVQIRSLIQDAWSVLDHKIKYKKSIPTDLKRRINALSALFELADREFKEIRNATTELIHQATVAPISDAFDDSRETADQPSTVTSEKTVNAFNFLRVAGHFFRDFEFEDYKVDDFVQDILKLDGGFKKSELHKSLNTNLKTVREYSDYFMAKNPGNTFSPYTAIRHCLYLYDQETFSRILSKGPKDRFEGWLREFRGDYT; encoded by the coding sequence TTGGCCTCTCTGAACTTTGAAAAGGAAAAAGACTCCTTCCGGAAATTCTACGACAGCAACTCGAAACACTTCGAGAAGGCCAAGAAGGCCTATATCCGCATCATCAGTTCCTTGCTCAAGGGGGCTGATATCGGCGAGGTGACGAAAATCGAAGGCCGGGTCAAGGACAAAGAGGAGTGTATTAAAAAATTTAACCGTAAATATCAAAGCAAGCTCGAAGCGGATGACCAGCCATACGAGATCAAGGACTACCTTTCCGACCTGATCGGCATCCGTATTATCTGCCTCTATGAGGACCAGATTGAAGTAGTGGCTGAGGTATTGAAACAACACTTCAAAATTATCGATGTCACCGACAAGATCTCGGCTGTTGAGAGTACCGAGGATTCGTTTGGCTACAAAGGCCTGCACATGGATCTTGCCCTGAACGATCAGATGATCTCCCTGCCGAAATACCAGCAGTATGCCGACTATCCCTTCGAAGTGCAGATCAGGTCTTTGATACAGGATGCCTGGAGTGTTCTTGACCACAAAATTAAATACAAAAAATCGATTCCTACAGATCTCAAACGCAGGATCAATGCTCTATCCGCCCTTTTTGAGTTGGCCGACCGTGAGTTCAAAGAGATCCGCAACGCCACCACCGAGCTCATCCATCAAGCCACGGTGGCTCCGATCAGCGACGCCTTTGATGACAGTAGGGAGACTGCAGATCAGCCATCGACGGTGACCAGCGAAAAGACAGTCAATGCTTTTAACTTTCTGCGTGTCGCGGGACATTTTTTCAGAGATTTCGAATTCGAAGACTATAAAGTTGATGACTTCGTCCAGGACATCCTAAAGCTGGACGGTGGCTTTAAAAAGTCGGAGCTACACAAAAGCTTGAACACGAATCTTAAAACCGTCAGAGAGTATAGCGATTATTTCATGGCCAAAAATCCTGGTAACACCTTCAGCCCCTACACCGCGATCCGGCATTGTCTGTATCTCTACGACCAGGAAACCTTCAGCCGGATTTTATCCAAGGGACCCAAAGATCGCTTCGAAGGGTGGCTGAGAGAGTTCCGGGGGGACTATACCTAA